A region of the Litchfieldia alkalitelluris genome:
GAAATTAATTTATTACCTAAAAAGCAAATTAGAAATCGAGCTATTTTTCTAATAATCCTATTTATTTTTATACTTGCAATTATTAGTGCAACAGTTGTATTGTCAAAACACAATGAAGCTACATCTGAAAAACTACGTTTAGCATCACAACTTACAGCTCTAGAAACAGAAAGAGTAACGATTGAGCAAAGTATCTCACAAGGGCAAGAGACGAATAATGTCATAAAGCTTGAACGAACAGTCAAATGGGCTGAAGATTATTTTGTTGAAACAGTACCATTGTTGAAGCACTTATCGGGGCTTTTACCTGAGCGTGGCTTTATTCAATCTTTTACCTATACACAGGATGGAAATGTAAGTTATATTGTTCAATTTGATTCAAGTACCGAGGTCGCCCATTATTTAGCTTCTTTAAATGAATCAAATTACCTTGTTAACTCAACAGTCAATAGTATTATGGCAAATGAACTTTCAGTAGAAGATGTTGGTACGATCACGGAAGAAGAAATTGTTGATCCTATTACAGGTGAGAAAACATTAATGACTACTTATGTTCCTCCAACACCTGAGGCTGATGAAGAAGTTGTTATGCCAAGATATTTAGCTCAATTTCAACTTCAGTTAAATAATGAGCAATTAAAGCTACTTCAAAAGGAGGGCGAATAAATGACTCTCCGTTTTACGAAAAAACATATTATCATCGTATTATTTAGTGCGTTAGTTTTAGTTGGTGGTAGTTACCTAGCAATTATGTTACTAGTTGATCCTGTTAAAGCTGAAATTGGTAGCTTAGAGTCTAGTATTTCCACACAGCAAAAACTAATCGATGTATTAAAACAAAAGCAAAATAATAATGAAACACCTGTTGTTAGCTCTACTGAAATTCAGAAAAAAGTACCAGTAATTCCTCTTGTAGAGCAACTAATCTTAGATATTCAACAAGCTGAAAATGTATCAAAAAGTGAAATTACAAGTATGAGTTTTGCAGAAAGTGATTTTTCATTACCTGCTGAAATACCAGCATCGCAACCTGTTACAACAGAACCAACAGATTCTTCATCTCAGGAAACTACTGAGCAAACAGAGAGTGAAGAAGAGCCAGTTGTTTTTGACCCATCAGTTGTAGAAGGATTAAAACAAGTTACAGTTACGATATCCATCGAATCACCTGGATATTATGAGTTAGAAAAGTTTCTTTCCTTAATCGAAGACCAAACTAGAATCGCTAAAATTGACTCGCTAAACTTTACAGGAAAATCAGAAGTTGTTTCTGTAGCACAAGAAGACCTTGATGAGCCTTTATCATATACTGTAACTCTATCAACCTTCTATATGTCAGCATTTCCTGAGCTTGCTATTGAAGCACCTAAGGTGAACTATCCAACACCAAGTGACAAGAAAAATCCTTTGTTTGTTAATACTTCTGAAGAAGATGAAGACGAGGAATAACCAGTTAGACACGAGACTAAAGCAAAAAGTCTCGTGTTTTTTTATGCCTACTAAATTTGCTTGTGAGAAATTTGACGAAAACCTTTCCCATCAAGACGACAAATGTCTTGTTATTTTTCATTAGTACTATGCTAGCATAATAGAAAGTGTCTAGTCGTTCTAGTATATTAGGGGTGGTGAAAAAATGGACAAGGGTAACAATCGGATTTCAATTAAAATTAATGGGCAAGAACGCAGTATGGAGGAAAACTCTACTGAAGATTATAAACAGAAGAAGGATTCTAGTCATTCGAATGATGATGTTCTTCAACCTTTTATTTATAAGAAGGAAATGGCAGCTGCCAAAGAAGAAGAAGATAATGACGAATTTTCTTGGGTTCTTCCCGATGAGGATTCAGAGTCTTCCAACTCTAGCAATGTGGTTCAAATAGAGGATGTTAGAAATAAGTCTAAAAAACCAAATCCTTATTTTAAATCCAAGTCCTCACTTCCAAAAGGAAAAAGATTGCATGGAAATAATAATTCCTATCTTAAAACATTACTAGTTTCCATTTTACTAGCAGTGGTTGTAGGGTTAGGTTTAGGTACAATGATCTTGAACTTTATTTCTGATACTGAAAGTGCTTCGAGCAACCCAGAAACTCCTTCAACACCAATAGTAGCGACACCTGCTGGAGAAGATGATCAAGGCAAGGGGACAGAAACTAAAACAGGTAGTTTAGATCTAGCTCCAATCCAAGCGGCGGTTGTTCAAGAAGGTAAGTATGGAAATAAGGATTCAGCCAGTGGATTAGCTAAGGACATGAGAGCTCTTGGCATTCCGTCTGCATCTGTTGAAATGGACGGTTTTTATTATGTTTTTGTTGGGATAGGTTCTTCTAAGGCTAGTGTTGATGAACTTGATAAAATTTTTGAAGATAAAGCTGGAAAGGAATCTTTTCACAAAGACATAGAAATCTCAGGTGGTAGTTTTTCAAATGTAACTGAACAAGATGCAATTTATATTAAAGGAAGTCAGACACTTTTTTCGCAATTATTATCTATTTCATCTAATTCGTTTGCATCAAGTAGCATCTCTGACGATGAATGGTCAAAAGTCACGGCTACATTTACTGACCTAGAGAAGCAAGACACATCAAAACTAAGTGAAGGACTACAATCATTTTCGTCTTCTATTATCGAGGCCTATAACCAACTAAAAACATATAAAGACTCCAAAAACGAAGAATCACTTTTAAAATCTCAACAAGAACTATTAAACGCTTTTTTAAACTACCAATCATGGAAAAATTCACTTTCTTAAGGAACTAATTACTAGTTCCTTTTTTTATATTTTTAAATGAAAAGGAATTTTAATTACTTAGTTTGGAATGAGCGAAGAGCCACTTGACTCCTGCGGGATCTAGTGGTCTCGGGAGACCCCGCAGGAGCCCCAGTGGCGACGAGGAGGCTCCCGGGGACCACCCCGCGGAAAGCAAGTGGATCGCAGCGAATGGAACTCTTAAATTCAAGGTCTCAATAGGAAAAGTTTATTATTAATCATTTTAATAAATACAGAAGGATAATTCCCACAATATGTTTTACAATAGAATTATCTACGTTGAAAATCAAATTTTCGAAAATTGTCTAGTGAAGCTGAATTTGATACGATAATGTAGTATCTTCCATTTTGATCAAAACTAAAGTTAAAGGGTGATTTACATGCAGCAACGCCTCATCTTAGCCTCAGGTTCTCCACGAAGAAAAGAACTTCTTAGTAATCTTCAGTTAACCTTCGATGTGATTGTAAGTGAAATTGAAGAAGTTGTTGATGAAACCATGACACCTGCAGAGGTCGTAATGTCATTAGCAAGCCAAAAAGCAGAGGACATCGCAAAGGAACATCGTGACGCCTACGTGATAGGGTCGGACACGGTTGTCGTTTTTCAGGATGAGATTTTAGGAAAGCCTAAAAATGAAGAAGATTCCTTTCGCATGCTAACGATGCTTTCAGGTAATACACATCATGTCTACACAGGAGTAGCAATTTCATATCAATCAGAAACCTTTACATTTTATGAAAAAACAGAAGTGACCTTCTGGGATCTAACAGAAGCAGAAATCCACACGTATATTAAGAGTGGTGAGCCAAAAGATAAAGCAGGCTCTTATGGAATTCAAGAGCTTGGTTCAGGACTTGTGAAAAATATCAATGGTGATTATTTTGCTGTTGTTGGGTTACCTGTGTCACGAACAATCCGGGAATTAAAGAGACTAGGTTACAATTTGTAATTTGTTTTTAACTCACTAATTACCCTTGCATTCTCCCAAGAAATTCATCAACCGTTATTATTTCATTTCTTTTTAAATAAAGGAGGAAATAATAGGTGAGTTCAACATTAATGATTCGAGATTTTCCAATTGATGAAAGACCACGGGAAAGAATGTTATCTGAAGGTCCTGGAAGCTTATCGAACCACGAGCTTTTAGCGATTATTTTAAGAACAGGGACAAAAGAGGAAAGTGTTCTTCAGCTTTCAAATCGATTGTTGAATCAATTTGAAGGACTAAGGATGTTAAAGGACGCGACCGTTGAAGAAATTACAAGCATTAAGGGAATTGGAACGGCTAAAGCTGTTCAAATAATGGCCTCCTTGGAGCTTGGTCGTAGAATTGGTCGCTTACAGTATGAAGACCGTTATACGATTCGATCGCCAGAAGATGGAGCAAATTATTTAATGGAGGAAATGCGCTTTTTAACTCAGGAGCACTTTGTTTGTCTTTATCTTAATACAAAAAATCAGGTGCTACATAAGCAAACGATTTTTATTGGAAGCTTAAATGCATCGATTGTACATCCCCGAGAGGTCTTCCGTGAAGCCTTTAAACGTTCGGCTGCATCTATTATTGCACTGCATAATCATCCCTCTGGCGACCCCACTCCAAGCCGTGAGGACATTGATGTAACGAAACGATTAGTCGAGTGTGGTAAAATAATTGGGATAGAGCTTTTAGATCATCTTATCATCGGCGAAAATAAATATGTTAGCTTAAAAGAAAAAGGGTATCTATAACCCCTATTTTTTTTCAAATGGTTGAGATATAATAATGGTTATGGGTTTTTGAGAAATGGAAAAGCTTTAGGATTTTCGTATCAGAAAGGAAGATACTTAATATGTTTGGAATTGGTACAAGAGACCTTGGTATAGATTTAGGAACAGCCAACACATTAGTTTTTGTAAAAGGAAGAGGAATTGTTGTAAGAGAGCCATCTGTAGTTGCTCTGCAAACAGATACAAGAAATATTGTCGCAGTTGGAAATGATGCAAAAAACATGATCGGTCGTACACCAGGAAATGTTGTTGCGCTTCGTCCAATGAAGGATGGAGTAATTGCTGACTATGAAACAACCGCAACGATGATGAAATATTACATAAGACAAGCTGTCAAAAAAGGATATTTTGCTCGTAAGCCATATGTCATGGTATGTGTACCATCAGGAATTACAGCCGTTGAAAAGCGTGCAGTTATTGATGCGACTAGACAAGCTGGGGCACGAGATGCTTATACCATTGAAGAACCATTCGCTGCGGCAATTGGTGCAAATCTACCTGTTTGGGAACCAACTGGTAGTATGGTTGTTGATATTGGTGGAGGAACGACTGAAGTAGCGATTATTTCACTTGGAGGAATTGTTACAAGTCAATCGATCCGTGTGGCTGGTGATGAAATGGATGATGCAATCATTCAATATATTCGTAAAACCTACAATCTTATGATTGGAGACCGTACGTCTGAAGCAATTAAAATCGAAATTGGTTCAGCCGGTTCACCAGAGGGTGTAGATAATATGGAAATTAGAGGTCGTGACCTTTTAACAGGTCTTCCTAAAACGATTGAAATCACAGCTCAAGAAATTTCTGGAGCTTTACATGATACCGTTTATGCGATTGTTGATTCAGTGAAAAACACACTTGAAAAGACGCCACCAGAGCTTGCTGCTGATATCATGGACCGTGGTATTGTGCTAACAGGTGGTGGAGCATTACTCCGCAATCTAGACAAAGTCATTAGTGAAGAAACAAG
Encoded here:
- a CDS encoding SPOR domain-containing protein, with product MDKGNNRISIKINGQERSMEENSTEDYKQKKDSSHSNDDVLQPFIYKKEMAAAKEEEDNDEFSWVLPDEDSESSNSSNVVQIEDVRNKSKKPNPYFKSKSSLPKGKRLHGNNNSYLKTLLVSILLAVVVGLGLGTMILNFISDTESASSNPETPSTPIVATPAGEDDQGKGTETKTGSLDLAPIQAAVVQEGKYGNKDSASGLAKDMRALGIPSASVEMDGFYYVFVGIGSSKASVDELDKIFEDKAGKESFHKDIEISGGSFSNVTEQDAIYIKGSQTLFSQLLSISSNSFASSSISDDEWSKVTATFTDLEKQDTSKLSEGLQSFSSSIIEAYNQLKTYKDSKNEESLLKSQQELLNAFLNYQSWKNSLS
- a CDS encoding Maf family protein; amino-acid sequence: MQQRLILASGSPRRKELLSNLQLTFDVIVSEIEEVVDETMTPAEVVMSLASQKAEDIAKEHRDAYVIGSDTVVVFQDEILGKPKNEEDSFRMLTMLSGNTHHVYTGVAISYQSETFTFYEKTEVTFWDLTEAEIHTYIKSGEPKDKAGSYGIQELGSGLVKNINGDYFAVVGLPVSRTIRELKRLGYNL
- the radC gene encoding RadC family protein, coding for MIRDFPIDERPRERMLSEGPGSLSNHELLAIILRTGTKEESVLQLSNRLLNQFEGLRMLKDATVEEITSIKGIGTAKAVQIMASLELGRRIGRLQYEDRYTIRSPEDGANYLMEEMRFLTQEHFVCLYLNTKNQVLHKQTIFIGSLNASIVHPREVFREAFKRSAASIIALHNHPSGDPTPSREDIDVTKRLVECGKIIGIELLDHLIIGENKYVSLKEKGYL
- a CDS encoding rod shape-determining protein, whose translation is MFGIGTRDLGIDLGTANTLVFVKGRGIVVREPSVVALQTDTRNIVAVGNDAKNMIGRTPGNVVALRPMKDGVIADYETTATMMKYYIRQAVKKGYFARKPYVMVCVPSGITAVEKRAVIDATRQAGARDAYTIEEPFAAAIGANLPVWEPTGSMVVDIGGGTTEVAIISLGGIVTSQSIRVAGDEMDDAIIQYIRKTYNLMIGDRTSEAIKIEIGSAGSPEGVDNMEIRGRDLLTGLPKTIEITAQEISGALHDTVYAIVDSVKNTLEKTPPELAADIMDRGIVLTGGGALLRNLDKVISEETSMPVLIAEDPLDCVAIGTGKALDHIDLFKNKSNDYR